The Agromyces atrinae genome window below encodes:
- the rhaI gene encoding L-rhamnose isomerase codes for MTTLSTDILAELEKQAIELPSWAFGNSGTRFKVYGTPGTPRDPFEKIADAAQVQKYTKLAPSVALHIPWDKVSDYSELRRFAQDHGVELGTINSNTFQDDDYKFGALTNEDPAVRRKAIDHHLECIEIMNQTGSRDLKIWLAEGSNYPGQADIRGRQDRLQESLQEIYAHIGDDQRLVLEYKFFEPSFYHTDVPDWGTSYVQVAALGDKALVCLDTGHHAPGTNIEFIVMQLLRLGKLGSFDFNSRFYADDDLIVGAADPFQLFRIIYEVIRGGGYGNPDVAFMLDQCHNVEDKIPGQIRSVLNVQEMTARALLVDTAALSIAQKSGDVLAANAVFMDAFYTDVRPALAEWRESRGLAGDPMAAFAASGYLATIAEERVGGTQAGWGA; via the coding sequence GTGACGACACTCAGCACCGACATCCTCGCCGAGCTCGAGAAGCAGGCCATCGAGCTGCCCTCGTGGGCGTTCGGCAACTCCGGCACGCGCTTCAAGGTCTACGGCACGCCGGGCACGCCCCGCGACCCCTTCGAGAAGATCGCGGATGCCGCGCAGGTGCAGAAGTACACGAAGCTCGCCCCGAGCGTCGCCCTGCACATCCCGTGGGACAAGGTCTCCGACTACTCCGAGCTGCGCCGCTTCGCGCAGGATCACGGCGTCGAGCTCGGCACGATCAACTCGAACACGTTCCAGGACGACGACTACAAGTTCGGCGCCCTCACGAACGAAGACCCCGCCGTTCGCCGCAAGGCCATCGACCACCACCTCGAGTGCATCGAGATCATGAACCAGACCGGTTCGCGTGACCTCAAGATCTGGCTCGCCGAGGGCTCGAACTACCCCGGCCAGGCCGACATCCGCGGACGCCAGGACCGCCTGCAGGAGTCGCTGCAGGAGATCTACGCGCACATCGGCGACGACCAGCGCCTCGTGCTCGAGTACAAGTTCTTCGAGCCGTCGTTCTACCACACCGATGTTCCCGACTGGGGAACGAGCTACGTGCAGGTCGCCGCCCTCGGCGACAAGGCGCTCGTCTGCCTCGACACCGGCCACCACGCGCCCGGCACGAACATCGAGTTCATCGTCATGCAGCTGCTGCGCCTCGGCAAGCTTGGCTCGTTCGACTTCAACTCGCGCTTCTACGCCGACGACGACCTCATCGTCGGCGCGGCCGACCCGTTCCAGCTGTTCCGCATCATCTACGAGGTCATCCGCGGTGGCGGCTACGGCAACCCGGATGTCGCGTTCATGCTCGACCAGTGCCACAACGTCGAGGACAAGATCCCCGGCCAGATCCGCTCGGTGCTGAACGTGCAGGAGATGACGGCGCGCGCCCTGCTCGTCGACACCGCCGCACTGAGCATCGCGCAGAAGTCGGGCGACGTGCTCGCCGCGAACGCCGTCTTCATGGACGCCTTCTACACCGACGTGCGCCCGGCCCTCGCCGAGTGGCGCGAATCGCGCGGCCTCGCGGGCGACCCCATGGCCGCCTTCGCCGCCTCGGGCTATCTCGCGACGATCGCCGAAGAGCGCGTCGGCGGCACCCAGGCCGGCTGGGGCGCGTGA
- a CDS encoding beta-galactosidase produces MMHYGGDYNPEQWPEEVWPDDVIRMQEAGVTMVSLGIFSWARIQPAEGVFDWGWLDRIIDLLHAGGIAVDLATATASPPPWATTAYPEMLPQLADGTILWPGSRQAFAPSSPVYRRLASELVTALVERYKDHPAVVMWHVNNEYGCHVNYDYSDNARDAFRVWLRGRYGSIDALNAAWGTAFWSQIYTDFDQIVPPRSMPYSPNPASVLDFKRFTSDTLLELFLMEKAIIRGAGATQPVTTNFMGAFPPADYWRWAAEMDVISDDSYPDPNDPESFRASAFARDLMRSFKPDTPWILMEQASNALNWRPTNAPKAPGQMAAISMQAVARGADGILFFQWRQSKRGSEKFHSAMLPHAGTRTRTWREITGLGAELAALPPLPAGSRDARVALVFDWQNWWAIENRDHPIALDYPALVQRWYAAMHALHIQVDIVHPGSDLSGYRVVVAPELYLLDEAGAANLRAFAEGGGHLLVTAFSDVVDEHDAFRDGGFLTQLGSTLGVWIEDFGALVPPAGGASSGDSAGATGHGPASSHGPGQVYSPFELDGVTVQGTLLAEEVHADDADVLAAYTSGRRAGDAAFTRRSAGAGTAYYLGTIPDAAGARTVIRHVLDAAGVAPVLSDLPERVEAVRRGDVLVVINHGATATIDLPAGELLAGERREAGPVTLEPFDYLLLRLDQEATPA; encoded by the coding sequence ATGATGCACTACGGCGGCGACTACAACCCCGAGCAATGGCCCGAAGAGGTGTGGCCCGACGACGTCATCCGTATGCAGGAGGCGGGGGTCACGATGGTGAGCCTCGGTATCTTCTCGTGGGCGCGCATCCAGCCCGCCGAGGGCGTCTTCGACTGGGGCTGGCTCGACCGCATCATCGACCTGCTGCATGCGGGCGGCATCGCCGTCGACCTCGCCACGGCGACCGCATCCCCGCCGCCGTGGGCGACGACGGCGTACCCCGAGATGCTGCCGCAGCTCGCCGACGGCACGATCCTGTGGCCGGGCAGTCGTCAGGCGTTCGCGCCGAGCTCGCCGGTGTACCGACGCCTCGCGAGCGAGCTCGTCACGGCCCTCGTCGAGCGCTACAAGGACCACCCCGCCGTGGTCATGTGGCACGTCAACAACGAGTACGGATGCCACGTCAACTACGACTACTCCGACAACGCGCGTGACGCGTTCCGGGTCTGGCTGCGCGGCCGCTACGGCTCGATCGACGCGCTCAACGCCGCGTGGGGCACCGCGTTCTGGTCGCAGATCTACACCGACTTCGACCAGATCGTGCCGCCGCGGTCGATGCCGTACAGCCCGAATCCCGCGAGCGTGCTCGACTTCAAGCGCTTCACGAGCGACACCCTGCTCGAGCTCTTCCTCATGGAGAAGGCGATCATCCGCGGCGCGGGCGCGACCCAGCCCGTGACCACGAACTTCATGGGCGCCTTCCCGCCCGCCGACTACTGGCGCTGGGCGGCCGAGATGGATGTCATCTCCGACGACTCGTACCCCGACCCGAACGACCCCGAGTCGTTCCGCGCGTCGGCGTTCGCGCGCGACCTCATGCGCAGCTTCAAGCCCGACACCCCGTGGATCCTCATGGAACAGGCGTCGAACGCGCTCAACTGGCGACCGACCAACGCTCCGAAGGCCCCCGGCCAGATGGCCGCGATCAGCATGCAGGCCGTGGCTCGCGGTGCCGACGGCATCCTCTTTTTCCAATGGCGGCAGTCGAAGCGCGGGAGCGAGAAGTTCCATTCGGCGATGCTGCCGCACGCCGGAACCCGAACGCGCACGTGGCGCGAGATCACGGGCCTCGGTGCCGAGCTCGCGGCCCTCCCGCCGCTGCCCGCCGGTTCGCGCGACGCTCGCGTGGCGCTCGTCTTCGACTGGCAGAACTGGTGGGCGATCGAGAACCGCGACCACCCCATCGCGCTCGACTACCCGGCGCTCGTGCAGCGCTGGTACGCGGCGATGCATGCCCTCCACATCCAGGTCGACATCGTGCACCCGGGCTCCGATCTCAGCGGATACCGCGTCGTCGTCGCGCCCGAGCTGTACCTCCTCGACGAGGCCGGCGCCGCGAATCTTCGGGCCTTCGCCGAGGGCGGGGGGCACCTGCTCGTGACGGCGTTCTCCGACGTCGTCGACGAGCACGACGCCTTCCGCGACGGCGGATTCCTGACCCAGCTCGGCTCGACACTCGGCGTCTGGATCGAGGACTTCGGCGCGCTCGTTCCGCCCGCGGGTGGCGCGTCGTCGGGTGACTCGGCGGGCGCGACCGGTCACGGGCCGGCGTCGTCGCACGGCCCCGGCCAGGTCTACTCGCCGTTCGAGCTCGACGGCGTCACCGTGCAGGGAACGCTGCTCGCCGAGGAGGTGCACGCCGACGACGCCGACGTGCTCGCGGCATACACGTCGGGTCGGCGCGCAGGCGACGCCGCGTTCACGCGACGCTCGGCGGGTGCCGGCACGGCCTACTACCTCGGCACGATTCCGGATGCCGCGGGGGCCCGCACTGTCATCCGTCATGTTCTGGACGCCGCGGGTGTCGCGCCCGTGCTCTCCGATCTCCCCGAGCGCGTCGAGGCCGTGCGCCGCGGCGACGTTCTCGTCGTCATCAACCACGGCGCGACCGCGACGATCGACCTGCCGGCGGGTGAGCTGCTCGCCGGCGAACGTCGTGAGGCCGGCCCCGTCACCCTCGAACCGTTCGATTACCTCCTCCTCCGCCTCGATCAGGAAGCGACACCCGCATGA
- a CDS encoding nucleotidyltransferase domain-containing protein, whose product MTEQSPDSPQDRALAAYLESVTDDPDVLAVIAVGSHARGTARIDSDVDVYLITTDDAFEKAIAADRIAWIDRHDVDYPGGYIDIKLACPAYLAAAVERADDPTRASFEGARVVFERPEAVGIAALIAEIATLPASAWDGRIRSHVAQARLHGRYFLGQAVALGDPFLTQHAASHLALAAARAAFAANRTLLRGPKYVSATLAAVETPAGFVEAWDAVVERSTVDELTAANGRALVAMLEEWLGDRAPGENALSTFIFDNELAWLRGTVPAEYF is encoded by the coding sequence ATGACCGAACAATCCCCTGACAGCCCCCAGGATCGGGCGCTCGCCGCCTACCTCGAATCGGTGACGGACGATCCGGATGTGCTCGCCGTGATCGCCGTCGGTTCGCACGCGCGCGGCACGGCCCGCATCGACTCGGATGTCGACGTGTACCTCATCACGACGGACGACGCCTTCGAGAAGGCGATCGCCGCCGACCGCATCGCCTGGATCGACCGTCACGACGTCGACTACCCCGGCGGCTACATCGACATCAAGCTCGCGTGCCCCGCCTATCTCGCCGCGGCCGTCGAGCGCGCCGACGATCCGACGCGCGCGTCGTTCGAGGGTGCGCGCGTGGTCTTCGAGCGGCCCGAAGCGGTCGGCATCGCCGCGCTCATCGCCGAGATCGCGACGCTGCCGGCATCCGCGTGGGACGGCCGCATCCGCTCGCACGTCGCGCAGGCCCGGCTGCACGGGCGCTACTTCCTCGGGCAGGCGGTCGCGCTCGGCGATCCGTTCCTCACACAGCACGCCGCGTCGCACCTCGCGCTCGCGGCGGCGCGGGCCGCCTTCGCCGCGAACCGCACGCTGCTGCGGGGCCCGAAGTACGTCTCGGCGACGCTCGCCGCGGTCGAGACCCCCGCGGGATTCGTCGAGGCCTGGGATGCCGTCGTCGAGCGTTCCACGGTCGACGAGCTGACGGCCGCGAACGGCCGAGCCCTCGTCGCGATGCTCGAGGAGTGGCTCGGCGACCGGGCCCCGGGTGAGAACGCGCTGTCGACGTTCATCTTCGACAACGAACTCGCGTGGCTGAGAGGCACGGTTCCGGCCGAGTACTTCTGA
- a CDS encoding carbohydrate ABC transporter permease, with protein sequence MRKYALGIVAVIASIFVFLVPFAFIFLTAAKTSQESSLLEFSLPAQWAIVENFQAVIETRNFMVLRAFVNSTVLTVTSVAIMVIFAAMVGYVLQRRSSKWNPWINFFVLAGLIVPPAVVPTIWVMQALGIFKTMPGMILIEATFGLSFCILLFRAFVSTIPRELDEAAIIDGAGPMRLFFTVVLPLLKPVIVTVIVVQAVAVFNDFTGPLYFLPGDANATVQLTLYNFQSQTLNQWNLLFMNILLITIPPLIMYIFFNRQIVAGMTSGAVKG encoded by the coding sequence ATGCGCAAGTACGCGCTCGGCATCGTCGCCGTCATCGCCTCGATTTTCGTCTTCCTCGTGCCCTTCGCCTTCATCTTCCTCACCGCGGCGAAGACGTCGCAGGAGTCGTCGCTCCTCGAGTTCTCGCTCCCCGCACAGTGGGCCATCGTCGAGAACTTCCAGGCGGTCATCGAGACGCGCAACTTCATGGTGCTCCGCGCATTCGTCAACTCGACGGTGCTGACCGTGACGAGCGTCGCGATCATGGTGATCTTCGCGGCGATGGTCGGCTACGTGCTGCAGCGGCGCTCCTCGAAGTGGAACCCGTGGATCAACTTCTTCGTGCTCGCGGGTCTCATCGTGCCGCCCGCGGTCGTGCCGACGATCTGGGTCATGCAGGCGCTCGGCATCTTCAAGACGATGCCCGGCATGATCCTCATCGAGGCGACGTTCGGCCTCTCGTTCTGCATCCTGCTGTTCCGCGCGTTCGTCTCGACGATCCCGCGCGAACTCGACGAGGCCGCGATCATCGACGGCGCCGGTCCCATGCGACTGTTCTTCACCGTCGTGCTGCCGCTCCTCAAGCCCGTCATCGTGACGGTCATCGTCGTGCAGGCCGTCGCGGTCTTCAACGACTTCACCGGGCCGCTGTACTTCCTGCCGGGTGATGCGAACGCGACCGTGCAGCTGACGCTCTACAACTTCCAGAGTCAGACGCTCAACCAGTGGAACCTGCTGTTCATGAACATCCTGCTCATCACGATCCCGCCGCTCATCATGTACATCTTCTTCAACCGGCAGATCGTCGCCGGTATGACGAGTGGCGCGGTCAAGGGCTGA
- a CDS encoding L-rhamnose mutarotase: MTSPPTPERVCFRLQVKPDRLAEYRERHAAVWPEMLRAIADSGRRNYSLFLDESGLLVGYYETDSDAESQRRLADDPRTAAWEAEMGEFFVAPGGRPDQSAITLSEVFNLEHQLAGLGDTAESSDS; encoded by the coding sequence ATGACGAGCCCACCGACACCTGAGCGTGTCTGTTTCCGCCTCCAGGTGAAGCCCGACCGGCTCGCCGAGTATCGCGAACGCCACGCCGCCGTGTGGCCCGAGATGCTCCGCGCGATCGCCGACTCCGGCCGCCGCAACTACTCGCTGTTCCTCGATGAGTCCGGCCTCCTCGTCGGCTACTACGAGACCGACTCCGACGCGGAGTCGCAGCGGCGCCTCGCCGACGACCCGCGCACAGCGGCATGGGAGGCCGAGATGGGCGAGTTCTTCGTCGCCCCCGGCGGACGCCCCGACCAGTCGGCGATCACCCTCTCCGAAGTCTTCAACCTCGAACACCAGCTCGCCGGCCTCGGCGACACAGCAGAAAGCAGCGACTCGTGA
- a CDS encoding aldo/keto reductase, with protein MKYTRLGRSGLNVSRICLGTMNFGPVIDEHASIGILDAAVAAGVNFIDTADVYGGPPWGPYNGQTEEIVGRWIESGGSARRESIVLATKVHGTMGDGPNERGLSALHIRQGVEASLRRLKTDYIDLYQMHHIDRAVPVDEVLEAFSLLKQQGKIVYLGSSNFAGWNIAQYQELSRIAGSTGLVSEQSLYNLAQRTLELEVIPAAEHYGLGILPWSPLGGGILGGVLAKADRSRSAGAVEKLGDRLPQVERYEAFAARLGHGAGDLALAWLLHQPAVAAPIVGPRTLDQLEGGLRALEIDLTDADLAELDEIWPGPGGAAPEAYAW; from the coding sequence ATGAAGTACACCCGCCTCGGCCGCTCGGGCTTGAACGTCAGCCGCATCTGCCTCGGAACCATGAACTTCGGACCGGTTATCGATGAACATGCCTCGATCGGCATACTCGATGCCGCAGTCGCCGCGGGCGTCAACTTCATCGACACCGCCGACGTCTACGGCGGCCCGCCGTGGGGCCCGTACAACGGCCAGACCGAAGAGATCGTGGGGCGCTGGATCGAGTCGGGCGGCTCCGCGCGACGCGAGAGCATCGTGCTCGCGACCAAGGTGCACGGCACGATGGGCGATGGGCCGAACGAACGCGGGCTCTCGGCGCTGCACATCCGCCAGGGTGTCGAGGCGTCGTTGCGTCGCCTCAAGACCGACTACATCGACCTCTACCAGATGCACCACATCGACCGTGCGGTGCCGGTCGACGAAGTGCTCGAAGCATTCAGCCTGCTGAAGCAGCAGGGCAAGATCGTCTACCTCGGCTCGTCGAACTTCGCGGGTTGGAACATCGCGCAGTACCAGGAGCTCTCGCGCATCGCCGGGTCGACCGGACTCGTCAGCGAGCAGTCGCTCTACAACCTCGCGCAGCGCACGCTCGAACTCGAAGTCATCCCGGCGGCCGAGCACTACGGCCTCGGCATCCTGCCCTGGTCTCCGCTCGGCGGCGGCATCCTCGGCGGAGTGCTCGCGAAGGCCGACCGCTCGCGCTCGGCCGGAGCCGTCGAGAAGCTCGGCGATCGCCTGCCGCAGGTGGAGCGGTACGAGGCGTTCGCGGCGCGACTCGGTCACGGTGCGGGCGACCTCGCGCTCGCGTGGCTGCTGCACCAGCCGGCCGTCGCCGCCCCGATCGTCGGCCCTCGCACGCTCGACCAGCTCGAAGGCGGGCTGCGCGCGCTCGAGATCGACCTCACCGACGCCGACCTCGCCGAGCTCGACGAGATCTGGCCCGGCCCCGGTGGCGCGGCCCCCGAGGCCTACGCCTGGTAG
- a CDS encoding carbohydrate ABC transporter permease — MKSIYPTWFFIPSGVLYVILFAVPTFASFYFSLTRWSLFDIEFIGFDNFVTFFSEPMLVQGFTNTFIYGFITSALKVVLGLGLGVLLTSQIAARGYLRSVIFFPVLVSTIGIGITFKVLMDPFDGLINQTLATIGIQGPGWLTDPAWALFSVALVDVWKGVGIATLIYIAGIAAIPQEYYEAAKVDGAGAWKNFWHITLPLVRPATATVVLLSLIGGLRSFELIWAMTKGGPGFTSDVIASVIYKQYQAGFYGLSTAGNVVLFLVVTAIIVPISYFLNRRQVES; from the coding sequence ATGAAGAGCATCTATCCGACGTGGTTCTTCATTCCGTCGGGCGTGCTCTACGTCATCCTCTTCGCCGTTCCGACGTTCGCGTCGTTCTACTTCAGCCTCACCCGGTGGTCGCTGTTCGACATCGAGTTCATCGGCTTCGACAACTTCGTCACCTTCTTCTCCGAGCCGATGCTCGTGCAGGGCTTCACGAACACCTTCATCTACGGCTTCATCACGTCGGCCCTGAAGGTCGTGCTCGGCCTCGGACTCGGCGTGCTGCTCACCTCGCAGATCGCCGCCCGCGGGTACCTGCGCTCGGTCATCTTCTTCCCCGTGCTCGTCTCGACGATCGGCATCGGCATCACCTTCAAGGTGCTGATGGACCCGTTCGACGGCCTCATCAACCAGACGCTCGCCACCATCGGCATCCAGGGCCCCGGGTGGCTCACCGACCCGGCATGGGCGCTCTTCTCGGTCGCCCTCGTGGATGTCTGGAAGGGCGTCGGCATCGCGACGCTCATCTACATCGCCGGAATCGCGGCGATCCCGCAGGAGTACTACGAGGCGGCGAAGGTCGACGGCGCGGGTGCATGGAAGAACTTCTGGCACATCACGCTTCCCCTCGTGCGCCCCGCGACCGCGACCGTCGTGCTGCTCTCGCTCATCGGCGGTCTGCGCTCGTTCGAGCTCATCTGGGCCATGACGAAGGGCGGGCCGGGCTTCACGAGCGACGTCATCGCCTCGGTCATCTACAAGCAGTACCAAGCCGGCTTCTACGGTCTCTCGACCGCCGGCAACGTCGTGCTGTTCCTCGTGGTGACCGCGATCATCGTCCCCATCTCCTACTTCCTCAACCGCAGGCAGGTCGAGTCATGA
- a CDS encoding LacI family DNA-binding transcriptional regulator gives MTIVGIRDVAERAGVSLSTVSNVLNRPERVSPELQERVREAVATLGYVPNAAASQLRAGRSHTIGMAVINITNPFFADVVLGAEQGADAAGLSVIVGNTYDSDAKQKGYLGIFERQHLDGVLVAPLGSDRAPLERLIGRGIPVVLVDRVDDLGVISSVSLDDVAGGRLAAEHLIGLGRTHLCFVGGRESLPQMRDRLRGFREAIEDAGGVRLTVIDTVTLNTGLGRSIGESLVALPVEERPDAVFSGNDVAALGLLQAFVHAGLDVPGDIALIGYDDIEFASAAVVPLTSIRQPAHEMGMRAAELLVARIGGATTEYESIVFQPELIARASTVGA, from the coding sequence GTGACGATCGTCGGCATCCGTGACGTCGCCGAGCGCGCCGGAGTCTCGCTCAGCACCGTGTCGAACGTGCTCAATCGCCCCGAGCGCGTGTCGCCCGAGCTGCAGGAGCGCGTGCGCGAAGCCGTCGCCACCCTCGGTTACGTGCCGAACGCCGCGGCGAGTCAGCTGCGCGCCGGTCGCAGCCACACGATCGGCATGGCCGTCATCAACATCACGAACCCGTTCTTCGCGGATGTCGTGCTCGGCGCCGAGCAGGGCGCCGACGCTGCGGGGCTCTCGGTGATCGTCGGCAACACCTACGACTCCGATGCGAAGCAGAAGGGCTACCTCGGCATCTTCGAGCGCCAACACCTCGACGGAGTGCTCGTCGCCCCGCTCGGCAGCGACCGTGCGCCGCTCGAGCGGCTCATCGGACGCGGCATCCCGGTCGTGCTCGTCGATCGCGTCGACGATCTCGGCGTCATCTCGTCGGTGTCGCTCGACGACGTCGCGGGTGGGCGGCTCGCCGCCGAGCACCTCATCGGGCTCGGGCGCACTCACCTGTGCTTCGTGGGCGGTCGCGAGTCGCTTCCGCAGATGCGTGATCGTCTGCGCGGCTTCCGCGAGGCGATCGAGGATGCCGGCGGCGTGCGTCTCACCGTGATCGACACCGTGACTCTCAACACGGGCCTCGGGCGGTCGATCGGCGAGTCGCTCGTGGCGCTTCCCGTCGAGGAGCGGCCCGACGCGGTGTTCTCGGGCAACGACGTCGCGGCGCTCGGGCTGCTGCAGGCATTCGTGCACGCCGGGCTCGACGTTCCGGGCGACATCGCGCTCATCGGCTACGACGACATCGAGTTCGCGTCGGCCGCCGTCGTGCCGCTCACGTCGATCCGCCAGCCGGCCCACGAGATGGGGATGCGGGCGGCCGAACTGCTCGTCGCGCGCATCGGCGGGGCGACGACGGAGTACGAGTCGATCGTGTTCCAGCCCGAGCTCATCGCTCGGGCGTCGACGGTGGGGGCATAG
- a CDS encoding DeoR/GlpR family DNA-binding transcription regulator has protein sequence MAALLASERRARLLEILEQHGSVRLESAADALAVSAMTVRRDLEGLEAEGLLRRVRGGAVSVIAPRTFGERVQTRSPAKTVIARKALALVPRSGAVAFDASSTSGMLISLIDDADGLVIATNSFDNAAAARRSSGIRSIFVGGELDESSGSYVGPVAGRAARSLGYERFFTSASAVDPATGTSEVSLDEAQVKLDFAAVADETVLLIDSSKLGRRALAHALDWSTIDVMITDLDPADERLAPFRPLTDLL, from the coding sequence ATGGCAGCGCTACTCGCATCGGAGCGCCGTGCACGCTTGCTCGAGATCCTCGAGCAGCACGGCTCGGTGCGACTCGAGTCGGCCGCCGACGCCCTCGCCGTCTCGGCCATGACCGTGCGCCGCGACCTCGAAGGCCTCGAAGCCGAAGGCCTGCTGCGCCGCGTACGTGGCGGCGCCGTCTCGGTCATCGCGCCGCGCACCTTCGGCGAGCGCGTGCAGACCCGGTCGCCCGCGAAGACCGTGATCGCCCGCAAGGCCCTCGCCCTCGTGCCGCGCTCGGGCGCCGTCGCGTTCGATGCGTCGTCGACGAGCGGCATGCTCATCTCCCTCATCGACGACGCCGACGGCCTCGTCATCGCGACGAACTCGTTCGACAATGCGGCAGCGGCGCGGCGCTCGTCCGGCATCCGTTCGATCTTCGTCGGAGGCGAGCTCGACGAGAGCTCGGGAAGCTACGTCGGCCCCGTCGCCGGCCGCGCCGCGCGCAGCCTCGGATACGAGCGCTTCTTCACATCGGCGTCGGCCGTCGACCCCGCGACGGGAACGAGCGAGGTCTCGCTCGACGAAGCCCAGGTGAAGCTCGATTTCGCTGCCGTCGCCGACGAGACGGTGCTGCTCATCGACTCGTCGAAGCTCGGTCGCCGCGCGCTCGCCCACGCCCTCGACTGGTCGACGATCGACGTCATGATCACCGATCTCGACCCGGCCGACGAGCGCCTCGCGCCCTTCCGCCCCCTCACCGACCTCCTCTGA
- a CDS encoding alpha/beta hydrolase, translating to MTLRIDDLTVPGPHGPVPVRVYRADDAGAGGSGARAGAGSGSGSAGVVWAHGGGFQWGDLDMPEADWVARAFASRGIHVISVDYRLASPSVHYPVPSDDVEAALAWTRAHAASLGIDPDRIVLAGASAGGNLAAGVALRVAATAAAPRALFLAYPTLHAVQSAPSESLRALLDANPEADRFGPDAVRTMYEGYLGGPVDGAPVFAVPGLATADDVRSLPPVLIVTGEADELRVSAEDFARTLGAAGVPVQISLEPGTEHGHLNRPEQPAAARTIARVTDWIATF from the coding sequence GTGACCCTGCGCATCGACGACCTCACGGTACCGGGCCCGCACGGCCCGGTACCGGTGAGGGTGTACCGGGCGGATGACGCGGGAGCCGGGGGTTCCGGTGCCCGGGCCGGTGCCGGTTCCGGTTCCGGTTCCGCGGGTGTGGTCTGGGCGCATGGCGGAGGGTTCCAGTGGGGCGACCTCGACATGCCCGAGGCCGACTGGGTCGCTCGGGCGTTCGCGTCGCGCGGCATCCACGTGATCTCGGTCGACTACCGGTTGGCCTCGCCGAGCGTGCACTACCCCGTGCCCTCCGATGATGTCGAGGCCGCGCTCGCGTGGACGCGTGCGCACGCGGCATCCCTCGGCATCGACCCCGACCGCATCGTGCTCGCCGGAGCGAGCGCGGGAGGCAACCTCGCCGCGGGTGTCGCGCTGCGCGTCGCGGCGACCGCTGCTGCGCCCCGCGCGCTGTTCCTCGCGTATCCGACGCTGCACGCGGTGCAGTCCGCGCCCTCGGAGTCGCTCCGCGCCCTGCTCGACGCGAACCCCGAGGCCGACCGCTTCGGCCCGGACGCGGTGCGCACCATGTACGAGGGGTACCTCGGCGGCCCCGTCGACGGCGCTCCCGTGTTCGCCGTGCCCGGTCTCGCAACGGCCGACGACGTGCGCTCGCTGCCGCCCGTACTCATCGTGACCGGCGAGGCCGACGAGCTGCGCGTCTCGGCCGAGGACTTCGCGCGCACACTCGGCGCCGCAGGAGTTCCGGTGCAGATCTCCCTGGAGCCCGGCACCGAGCACGGCCACCTCAACCGCCCGGAGCAGCCGGCGGCCGCCCGGACCATCGCCCGCGTCACCGACTGGATCGCCACCTTCTGA